A window of Magnolia sinica isolate HGM2019 chromosome 13, MsV1, whole genome shotgun sequence genomic DNA:
GGTTAATTTCTTAACTTTGTATCTCATACATTGTAATACTCGTCATCTTGACTTACTCCGagcaatttggggttggcttttaaatggtagctAGCAAAAGTTTCGTGATCAGCTGCCTTAACACTTTGGCATTCACTAACTATTATTAGCTCTAATTTGGTTAATTTCTTAACTTTTTATCTCATACATTGTAATcctcatcatcttagccttactCCGagcaatttggggttggcttttaaatggtagctAGCAAAAGTTTCATGATCAGCTGCCCACCAAACACCAACCTTCCTCTTGAGGGCTCATTGGACTGTCCATGCAAAGGGCATTGAAACCACTCGCATGCCATCTCATACATTTTCAGGAAAGATGAAATATAGGCTTTGCAAAGTACGCCTGCATTTTCAGTTCTGATAAGGGAGACCATGGTTGAGTAATTCAAACCAATGGTCAATTCCATAGTTCTTTGTTTTGGTAAGGGAAGAAAGGCATTGACAGATGATCTGCTAAGAGTGCAAGGGTGCCAAGTGAGGTGGTGCTCAATGTCTGGGTGTTCAGTCAGACTAGCAAGGAAACGGCAAGATGCAAACTAAAAACTTACATTCTTATATTTTATATTTGCAGACTCCATGTAGGAAAGAAAGGTTTATGCAAGTGGCGGGGCAAACTAGGCCAGTTCGTTTTAGACTTTATGCGGCCCATCCCATTATTGACACATGTACATATTTATTCATTGGATTATATCGAGATTTACCAAAGGTTGAGtttgtatgtatggatgtgatttttttatgataatgtatgtatataaatattTAGATTGGCCTTTATGATGAGGTGTGGCCACATTCGTCTATTAAAAGCATAGTCCGCTTCTCACACAGTATAGACCATTTTGCAAGTTTGTACAACAGGAGCAATGCATATTGAGATGCATGTATATTAGTATATATGAGATATACATCCGCCCTGATTTATGAGATGACCAGAATGAGATCTCACAAAGATTGGCATGATCAGCTCCATACACATACTTCAAGAATTCAAGAAAGTTTGATTAATTACATTTTGCCAGCACTTGACAAAAACTCGATTCAATCGAGACttcttcctttttattcttttgaAAGGCTTGATTCAGTCAAGACTTGATCGCATTTTGCAATGACTCAACAAAACTCAATTTAGTCAAGATTCAGTTGACCTAATCTACTTGAGTCACCAAAATCGACTCTACAATGCTATAATAGTAAAGCGCATTACTCAACTCAGATGAATTTCATGTAGACTCAATTATTCAGGTTTGAAGCAGTGGTTTGATGAGTATCTAAGAGAATGGAAGACGTGTGCCATCATTTACTCTTTTCAACCCAACCACCAAACAATCAATGTCAAGAGAGAATTTGAATATAGAAGAATCCATCGAAATTCTACATTTTCATTGACATATAACTATTGCAAAGAGTTGCATGTTCAAATTAATAAATGAAAGGAATTCTGATGACAACATACCACACTTCTGGCAGTGAAAGAAGTTCTCCCGGCCTCCAACTCTGATTGGTTTTAAAAACTCAGATCAGTTCACAACTTCACCACATCAAATCACAAACATAAAGATGTGTTTTGATACAAAGTTAAATTGGATTGCAGTAATCAGTTCAATAGAGAGGAAACAAACCAATCTAAATTACTTTCCTCAGTATCCAAAATGAGGAAGTAATCTTCAAATTGCACTTACACGCCTTCCAAgcccaacttgaaagtaatgtaattgcAATCTGGTTCATGGTCCTTCAATATGAGTACCAACAAGTGTaagtgagttttttttttgaaagaaaacagAAGTGTAAGTATCGCATCCGGAATCCAACTGACtaatgcatccaaacacgcctAGATCACGCAATAAACCAAAACACGGAACTCTAGTTGTAGACCGCTAACCTGCAAATACCACACTCATTGCAATGAAAATGTCTTTTTTCAGTCTACAATGAGATCAAACATCCGTTATTACTACAGACCAAACAATACAAATCTTATTTTTCTACCTAAGAGTAAAGAATAAAGATAGGAAAAAAAAACTAGAACATAAACTGtctcacatcatcatcatagaaTTTGCAAACTTCACAGAAGTATTCTCCCATATTAACGCCGCAGTTAGAACATACTCGTGCAACCTATGtgtatagaaagaaagaaagaaagaaaaataaaatattcaagATCACGATCAAGAAGAACAGAACAGAGAAAAACAGAACAAATCCATCGACACCCACCGGCTGTTCTGTGTCACAAACTGAGCAAATCACCTGCAACATCAAACCCAATAATCATTTACCCACAtctaattcaaaaaaataaaataaaatctagagagagagagagtgtgtgtgtgaaatTCAACTCACTTGGCGAACGTCGTGCCGGCAAAGCTCGTGCGGATCACGGGGATTGCGCATCATGCTCTaaatgcatcaaatgaagaaatcCATCGATTCCCAGATAAGAAAAAGCCCATAAATTCAATTCAATGCAAGAAAAAGAGACAGACTGCCGTTTTAGTACCATTGCTTCGTTGTGACAGTGGCGGCAGGGGAAGACCTCGTTGCAGCATGGAGCTCGAATCTTACATCTTCTTCTGTAATGCTTGCATCTAAGGAAAACCCAAATCCCAAAAGCCCAAAAGAAATACAGAATCAGATCTATCAAGCAATCAAAAGCATTTAAATTTTAGaacagaaaataaagaaaatcttattattattattatttttaaaaaaaaaggaattttagaGAATACCCATATCCCATCTTCCCGAAATCCGAACGCTGATTGGTAGAAGAACCTTCCATTGATAGATGGGTCCGAAGCGAAAATACAACAGAGAGAAGAAGATTACCGCAATGGAGGGAAGTAAAATAAGCAAGAAGCTGCAAGGAGACGTGCAGAGCGAAGTAATCTTTATATACCGCGCGCGCGTGAGTGCTAAAAGTTTGTGTTGTGTGCGTCGCACTAGGATGCGATGATCAGTACCGTTGATATTGTGGTACAGGACGTAGATGGGCCGTATACCGAATATCAATGGGATGGAGAAGGATAGCCATTACTAGAG
This region includes:
- the LOC131222997 gene encoding E3 ubiquitin-protein ligase MIEL1-like isoform X2, translating into MEGSSTNQRSDFGKMGYGCKHYRRRCKIRAPCCNEVFPCRHCHNEAMSMMRNPRDPHELCRHDVRQVICSVCDTEQPVARVCSNCGVNMGEYFCEVCKFYDDDTEKRHFHCNECGICRVGGRENFFHCQKCGSCYSIGLRDNHSCVENSMRHHCPICYEYLFDSLKATAVLKCGHTIHSECLNEMQKHDQYSCPLCFKSVIDMSIYWKRIDEEVWILCNDCNDTTEVFFHIIGHKCCHCNSYNTRMISPPVIP